The Salvelinus sp. IW2-2015 linkage group LG31, ASM291031v2, whole genome shotgun sequence genome window below encodes:
- the LOC111955857 gene encoding splicing factor 3B subunit 4 isoform X1, protein MAAGPISERNQDATVYVGGLDEKVAEPLLWELFLQAGPVVNTHMPKDRVTGQHQGYGFVEFLSEEDADYAIKIMNMIKLYGKPIRVNKASAHNKNLDVGANIFIGNLDPEIDEKLLYDTFSAFGVILQTPKIMRDPDTGNSKGYAFINFASFDASDAAIEAMNGQYLCNRPITVSYAFKKDSKGERHGSAAERLLAAQNPLSQADRPHQLFADAPPPPSASTPVLTTLGAGMPMPGMPPPGAFPPVPPPGSMPPGMPPGMPPAPGTPGPQGGGSGPPPGPPPFHQGMHPGMPQMPMHPHGHPPGMVPPPGPPGSNQHRAPPPPGMPPHPHMGMPPRGPYGHPMGHPMHPGMRGPPPPMPPPGYGGGPPRPPPFGFQRGPPMPPRPPGGPPRGPMRGPMPP, encoded by the exons ATGGCGGCGGGACCAATTTCGGAGCGAAACCAAG ATGCCACTGTGTATGTGGGTGGTCTGGATGAGAAAGTGGCAGAGCCACTGCTGTGGGAGCTCTTCCTACAGGCTGGGCCTGTGGTCAACACTCACATGCCCAAAGACAGAGTCACGGGACAACACCAAG GCTATGGCTTTGTTGAGTTCCTCAGTGAAGAGGATGCGGACTATGCCATCAAGATTATGAACATGATTAAACTATACGGCAAGCCCATCCGTGTCAACAAGGCCTCAGCGCACAACAAAAACCTGGATGTGGGCGCAAACATCTTCATTGGTAACCTAGACCCGGAGATTGACGAGAAACTCCTCTACGACACGTTCAGTGCCTTTGGGGTCATACTCCAGACCCCCAAGATCATGCGCGACCCGGACACTGGCAACTCCAAGGGCTACGCCTTCATCAACTTTGCCAGTTTTGACGCCTCTGACGCAGCCATCGAGGCCATGAACGGCCAGTACCTGTGCAACCGTCCCATTACGGTGTCATATGCCTTCAAGAAGGACTCCAAGGGCGAGCGGCACGGCTCAGCCGCTGAACGCCTCCTAGCAGCACAAAACCCACTTTCGCAGGCCGATCGGCCGCATCAGCTATTCGCAGACGCACCGCCTCCCCCCTCTGCCTCGACACCTGTCCTCACCACCCTGGGAGCCGGGATGCCCATgcctg GCATGCCCCCTCCTGGTGCCTTCCCTCCTGTGCCACCCCCCGGATCCATGCCTCCTGGTATGCCCCCTGGCATGCCCCCAGCCCCAGGGACACCAGGACCCCAGGGAGGGGGCTCAGGCCCCCCACCTGGCCCACCACCCTTCCACCAGGGCATGCACCCGG GAATGCCCCAGATGCCCATGCATCCTCATGGCCATCCCCCGGGTATGGTGCCTCCACCGGGCCCCCCAGGATCCAACCAGCACCGGGCACCTCCACCCCCCGGCATGCCCCCTCATCCACACATGGGCATGCCACCGAGAGGGCCCTATGGGCATCCCATGG GTCACCCCATGCATCCAGGCATGAGAGGACCCCCTCCTCCCATGCCCCCACCAGGCTACGGTGGGGGTCCCCCTCGTCCACCTCCGTTTGGTTTCCAGAGGGGGCCTCCAATGCCACCAAGGCCCCCCGGCGGCCCACCTCGAGGTCCCATGAGAGGACCAATGCCCCCATAG
- the LOC111955857 gene encoding splicing factor 3B subunit 4 isoform X2 codes for MNMIKLYGKPIRVNKASAHNKNLDVGANIFIGNLDPEIDEKLLYDTFSAFGVILQTPKIMRDPDTGNSKGYAFINFASFDASDAAIEAMNGQYLCNRPITVSYAFKKDSKGERHGSAAERLLAAQNPLSQADRPHQLFADAPPPPSASTPVLTTLGAGMPMPGMPPPGAFPPVPPPGSMPPGMPPGMPPAPGTPGPQGGGSGPPPGPPPFHQGMHPGMPQMPMHPHGHPPGMVPPPGPPGSNQHRAPPPPGMPPHPHMGMPPRGPYGHPMGHPMHPGMRGPPPPMPPPGYGGGPPRPPPFGFQRGPPMPPRPPGGPPRGPMRGPMPP; via the exons ATGAACATGATTAAACTATACGGCAAGCCCATCCGTGTCAACAAGGCCTCAGCGCACAACAAAAACCTGGATGTGGGCGCAAACATCTTCATTGGTAACCTAGACCCGGAGATTGACGAGAAACTCCTCTACGACACGTTCAGTGCCTTTGGGGTCATACTCCAGACCCCCAAGATCATGCGCGACCCGGACACTGGCAACTCCAAGGGCTACGCCTTCATCAACTTTGCCAGTTTTGACGCCTCTGACGCAGCCATCGAGGCCATGAACGGCCAGTACCTGTGCAACCGTCCCATTACGGTGTCATATGCCTTCAAGAAGGACTCCAAGGGCGAGCGGCACGGCTCAGCCGCTGAACGCCTCCTAGCAGCACAAAACCCACTTTCGCAGGCCGATCGGCCGCATCAGCTATTCGCAGACGCACCGCCTCCCCCCTCTGCCTCGACACCTGTCCTCACCACCCTGGGAGCCGGGATGCCCATgcctg GCATGCCCCCTCCTGGTGCCTTCCCTCCTGTGCCACCCCCCGGATCCATGCCTCCTGGTATGCCCCCTGGCATGCCCCCAGCCCCAGGGACACCAGGACCCCAGGGAGGGGGCTCAGGCCCCCCACCTGGCCCACCACCCTTCCACCAGGGCATGCACCCGG GAATGCCCCAGATGCCCATGCATCCTCATGGCCATCCCCCGGGTATGGTGCCTCCACCGGGCCCCCCAGGATCCAACCAGCACCGGGCACCTCCACCCCCCGGCATGCCCCCTCATCCACACATGGGCATGCCACCGAGAGGGCCCTATGGGCATCCCATGG GTCACCCCATGCATCCAGGCATGAGAGGACCCCCTCCTCCCATGCCCCCACCAGGCTACGGTGGGGGTCCCCCTCGTCCACCTCCGTTTGGTTTCCAGAGGGGGCCTCCAATGCCACCAAGGCCCCCCGGCGGCCCACCTCGAGGTCCCATGAGAGGACCAATGCCCCCATAG
- the LOC111955856 gene encoding synaptic vesicle glycoprotein 2A-like, whose translation MEDGYQNKTAFIKGAKDIAKEVKRQAGKKVGRGVDKMTDEYSKRSYARFEEDDDDDYPGVPGGQDGGYYRGDSQAANDDEGGHSDSTEGHDEDDEIYEGEYQGIPRADSSKAADSLAGGDGQQFRDMAQFEGERRKDQEELAQQYETILQECGHGKFQWTLYFVLGLALMADGVEIFVVGFVLPSAEKDMCLSEESKGMLGLIVYLGMMVGAFVWGGLADRIGRRQSLLICLSINSVFSFFSSFAQGYSTFLLCRLLSGVGIGGSIPIVFSYYSEFLSQEKRGEHLSWLCMFWMIGGIYASAMAWAIIPHYGWSFQMGSAYQFHSWRVFVLVCAFPSVAAIASLTTMPESPRFFLENGKHDEGWMILKQVHDTNMRAKGHPEKVFSVTTIKTVKQMDELVDMGGDISTLRRYKLKLTSLFHQVRSNFLAIFNPEYRRTTFMMMAVWFTMSFSYYGLTVWFPDMIKYIQKQEYASRTKFFTKERVEHVTFNFTLENQVHRQGQYFNDKFINLKMKSMVFEDSLFEECYFEDITSSRSFFRNCTFISTLFYNTDLFQNRIINSKLVNSTFLHNKEGCLLDFTDDNNAYMIYFVSFLGTLAVLPGNIVSALLMDKIGRLRMLAGSSVISCVSCFFLSFGSTESGMIALLCLFGGISIASWNALDVLTVELYPSDKRTTAFGFLNALCKLAAVLGISIFQSFVGITKAVPILFAAGALAAGSFLALKLPETRGQVLQ comes from the exons ATGGAGGACGGCTATCAGAACAAGACAGCCTTTATAAAGGGCGCCAAAGACATTGCCAAGGAGGTCAAGCGCCAGGCAGGCAAGAAAGTGGGCCGCGGTGTGGACAAGATGACCGACGAGTACAGCAAACGCTCATACGCCCGCTTTGAGGAAGACGACGACGATGACTACCCTGGAGTGCCTGGGGGGCAGGACGGTGGTTACTACCGGGGCGACAGCCAGGCAGCCAATGACGATGAAGGTGGCCACAGCGACTCCACAGAGGGCCACGACGAAGACGACGAGATCTACGAGGGCGAGTACCAGGGCATTCCCCGCGCTGACTCGAGCAAGGCTGCCGACAGCCTAGCAGGGGGAGATGGGCAGCAGTTCAGGGACATGGCACAGTTTGAGGGGGAACGGCGGAAGGATCAAGAAGAGCTAGCCCAGCAGTACGAGACCATCCTGCAGGAGTGCGGCCATGGAAAGTTCCAGTGGACCCTCTACTTTGTGCTGGGGCTGGCCCTCATGGCGGACGGTGTAGAGATTTTTGTGGTGGGCTTTGTGCTCCCCAGCGCCGAGAAAGATATGTGTCTGTCAGAGGAAAGCAAGGGCATGTTGG GTCTGATTGTTTATCTGGGAATGATGGTCGGTGCATTCGTGTGGGGTGGGCTCGCTGATCGGATAGGCCGACGGCAGTCCCttctcatctgtctctccatcAACAGCgtattctccttcttctcctcctttgcCCAGGGTTACAGCACCTTTCTCTTATGCAGACTACTTTCTGGTGTTGG GATCGGTGGTTCCATCCCCATTGTGTTCTCCTACTACTCAGAGTTTCTGTCCCAGGAGAAACGTGGGGAGCACCTCAGTTGGCTCTGCATGTTCTGGATGATTGGTGGCATCTATGCCTCAGCTATGGCATGGGCCATCATCCCACACTATG gcTGGAGTTTCCAGATGGGGTCAGCGTACCAGTTCCACAGCTGGCGTGTGTTCGTCCTGGTGTGTGCATTTCCCTCTGTTGCGGCTATTGCTTCTCTCACCACCATGCCAGAAAGCCCGCGCTTCTTCTTAGAG AACGGCAAACACGACGAAGGCTGGATGATTCTGAAACAAGTTCACGACACCAACATGAGAGCAAAGGGACACCCAGAGAAGGTGTTTTCC GTCACCACCATCAAGACTGTAAAGCAGATGGACGAGCtggtggacatgggaggagacaTATCAACTTTGCGACGCTATAAATTGAAGCTGACCAGCCTATTCCACCAG GTGCGGAGTAACTTCTTGGCCATCTTCAATCCAGAATACAGAAGGACCACCTTCATGATGATGGCTGTCTGGTTTACCATGTCGTTCAG CTACTATGGGCTGACAGTGTGGTTCCCTGACATGATCAAGTACATCCAGAAGCAGGAATATGCCTCGCGCACCAAGTTCTTCACCAAGGAGCGAGTGGAGCATGTGACTTTCAACTTCACCTTGGAGAACCAGGTGCACCGCCAAGGACAGTACTTCAACGACAA GTTCATCAACCTTAAGATGAAGTCCATGGTGTTTGAGGACTCATTGTTTGAGGAGTGCTACTTCGAGGACATCACCTCTAGCAGAAGCTTCTTCAGAAACTGCACGTTCATCTCAACCCTCTTTTACAATACAG ACTTGTTCCAGAACAGAATCATCAACAGCAAACTGGTAAACAGCACCTTCCTACACAACAAGGAAGGCTGTCTGCTGGACTTCACTGATGACAACAACGCCTACATGATCTACTTTGTCAGCTTCCTGGGCACATTGGCTGTGTTACCCGGCAACATTGTGTCAGCCCTGCTGATGGACAAAATTGGACGTCTGAGGATGTTGG CGGGATCAAGTGTCATATCTTGTGTCAGCTGTTTCTTCCTGTCATTCGGCAGTACCGAGTCGGGAATGATCGCCCTTTTATGTCTCTTTGGCGGCATCAGCATAGCTTCCTGGAATGCCCTGGATGTGTTGACTGTAGAACTGTACCCCTCGGATAAAAG GACCACTGCATTTGGCTTCTTAAATGCCCTTTGCAAGTTGGCTGCTGTCCTGGGCATAAGCATCTTCCAGTCCTTCGTAGGCATCACCAAGGCTGTGCCCATCTTGTTCGCTGCGGGAGCACTCGCTGCCGGCAGTTTCCTAGCACTAAAGTTGCCTGAAACACGGGGCCAGGTGCTGCAGTAG